The following proteins are co-located in the Bradyrhizobium sp. AZCC 2176 genome:
- a CDS encoding thioredoxin family protein codes for MLTRRSLIGATLVVGILAASPVLAEDVPAFDAKAFAAAQKAGKPILIAVHASWCPTCKAQAPILNDLRADPRFRELVYFVIDFDSQKDLLNRFGVRTQSTLIAFKGEKEEARSVGDTKRDSIFAMVGKAI; via the coding sequence ATGCTGACCCGTCGTTCCCTTATCGGCGCCACGCTCGTTGTCGGAATTCTCGCCGCTTCGCCGGTGCTGGCAGAAGACGTCCCTGCGTTCGATGCCAAGGCGTTCGCCGCAGCCCAGAAGGCCGGCAAGCCAATCCTGATTGCAGTTCACGCTTCGTGGTGTCCGACCTGCAAGGCGCAGGCGCCGATCCTGAACGATCTAAGGGCCGATCCCAGGTTCAGGGAACTCGTCTATTTCGTGATCGATTTCGACAGCCAGAAGGATCTGCTCAATCGCTTCGGCGTCCGCACGCAATCGACCCTGATTGCCTTCAAGGGCGAAAAGGAAGAGGCGCGCTCGGTCGGCGATACCAAGCGGGACTCGATCTTTGCGATGGTCGGGAAAGCGATCTGA
- a CDS encoding DUF302 domain-containing protein translates to MKFMFVFLALVIAAPACADDGIITKPSNFSVKDTISRFEAAVKSREGAGFIVFTEIDHAAAGKKFGIDMRPRTVVIFGNPKLGTPVMAKTPLLAIDNPLKVLVWEDDQGKAWLSYNSADYLYKTIYPRHGLEAPPNYAAFAKTLSDITDEATK, encoded by the coding sequence ATGAAGTTCATGTTCGTTTTCTTAGCACTGGTCATCGCGGCGCCGGCTTGCGCGGACGACGGCATCATCACGAAGCCCAGCAATTTTTCGGTGAAGGATACGATTTCGCGCTTTGAGGCGGCCGTCAAATCTAGGGAAGGCGCCGGCTTCATCGTGTTCACCGAAATCGACCACGCTGCCGCTGGAAAGAAATTCGGCATCGATATGCGGCCTCGTACGGTGGTCATATTTGGAAATCCCAAACTCGGCACGCCGGTAATGGCAAAGACGCCATTGCTGGCGATCGACAATCCTTTGAAGGTTCTGGTTTGGGAGGATGATCAGGGCAAAGCATGGCTGTCGTATAATTCAGCCGATTATCTGTATAAGACTATTTACCCGCGGCATGGATTGGAAGCACCACCCAATTATGCGGCGTTCGCAAAGACCTTGAGTGACATCACCGACGAGGCAACAAAGTAG
- a CDS encoding cytochrome c biogenesis CcdA family protein, with protein MTIGSMLLAFLAGILSILSPCVLPLLPIVLGSAASRHRQGPLALAAGLSLSFVGIGLFAATVGHSIGLDADRLRYLAATLMMLIGVVLVVPRLQAQIAVAAGPIGNWADGRLATSRTSGIVGQFWIGVLLGAVWSPCVGPTLGTASLLAAQGRDLGQVALTMLAFGVGAALPLVGLGWLSRETMARWRGRLLAAGGGMKSALGLLLVVVGMLIISGADKALESFLVDVSPEWLTNLTTRF; from the coding sequence ATGACGATCGGCAGTATGTTGTTGGCATTCCTCGCAGGAATCCTTTCGATCCTTTCGCCTTGCGTTCTCCCTCTACTTCCGATCGTCCTGGGTAGCGCGGCATCTCGTCATCGTCAGGGACCTTTGGCACTGGCTGCCGGGCTGTCCCTTTCGTTTGTCGGCATTGGATTATTTGCGGCGACGGTCGGCCACTCGATAGGATTGGATGCGGATCGACTTCGCTACCTTGCGGCGACGCTGATGATGCTTATCGGCGTCGTGCTTGTTGTGCCGCGGTTACAGGCGCAAATCGCAGTTGCAGCGGGCCCGATCGGAAACTGGGCCGATGGCAGGTTGGCGACGAGCCGCACCAGCGGCATTGTCGGACAGTTTTGGATCGGCGTGCTGCTCGGAGCCGTATGGAGCCCATGCGTCGGGCCGACACTTGGAACCGCATCCTTGCTTGCCGCCCAAGGCCGGGATCTTGGTCAGGTCGCGCTGACGATGCTTGCGTTCGGTGTCGGCGCCGCGCTCCCATTGGTGGGATTGGGATGGCTTTCCCGGGAAACGATGGCGCGCTGGCGCGGCCGATTGTTGGCCGCCGGCGGCGGAATGAAGTCCGCGCTCGGTCTTTTGCTTGTTGTCGTCGGCATGCTCATCATTTCCGGAGCGGACAAGGCGCTTGAAAGCTTTCTGGTCGACGTTTCGCCGGAATGGCTGACCAATCTGACTACGCGCTTTTAG